The Rhodocytophaga rosea genome has a segment encoding these proteins:
- a CDS encoding T9SS type A sorting domain-containing protein, with translation MNKRILLIYYRKVQEQFAKCKNRLERRLLKGTFKTLPTHKRNGLLQRINRLQCQLSRFQQQLSLISVGSAFVTGLATSTETLAQTGAATAGNPIQVNSFTTNNQVNAAIAVDPDGDFVVVWQGNSQIANSGYDIYMRRYDAAGKPLDPDGKLVNTGYTTGNQVNPAVAMDADGDFVITWQSEGQDGSLNGIYAQRYTAAGVAQLPVIQANNLTTGEQTNPAIAMFRNGDFVLAWEGLDASGTGIYLRRYNAAGAAQTANEVVVNTTTAGNQIAPAISMDDTGNFVIAWQSSDGAGDGIFAKRYNAAGTAQSGDLPVNTTTAGSQREPSVAVTTGDTAGSSIFMITWVSTNQDGAGEGVFARRFVNNTGGSEFPVNTYTTSDQSRPVVATDEGGIFVIIWQSIGQDGSEEGIYTRRYTRTGNAIDANEFLVNAFTTGKQTKAAVATDAAGNFIIAYSSYGQLSPTSNEDVFAQRYTLSTSDQRISAGNTSGVIAAMDASGDYVLIWQSSGREGDAAGEANIYAQRYNAAGIAQGSEFRINSIITGSQTNSSVAMDQNGNFVVVWQSGNQLWGKRYNASGVVQGTEFNIGPSAVFPDSPEVAMDADGDFVVVWVGDDRIWGKRYNVSGIAQGGEFAIDEPDGFNTGNPAVAMDQDGDFVVAWQENPADYNVYQGLYARRYNRLGVAQGNQFTVDSSNSTRGVKRRPSAAMDAVGNFVIVWDSDFEDTNGASGYDIFRARFSANGTRLDNPANNIAIKINTWTGVNRNNLFSRVFMDAVGNFTVVWSSESDTEPNPLDGSCNSAIARRYNSNGDALSSEFRVNSYTKGDQDKPALAMNMAGNFVIAWRSGGDCGNGDVNAQQGIYSRLFLLPTNLTLTAAAVPENQTGAAVGIFATSDATAGDTHAYTFATAADNTDDDNASFIIENGQLKLKANIAFNFEVKSTYRIRIRSTDASGLYIEKAFVITVSDDNDAPTNITLSAASVMENKPVKTSVGNLTTIDADAGNTHTYSLVDGTGSTDNGSFVIESNQLQTNVLFNFEAKSSYSIRLRTTDAAGLFFEKVFIITIVNINDAPTLNPISDQPLAQNVPLQTVTLSGISSGGEPGQTITITHQILPGGNQNLISNVNIMYTSPATTGSLQFKPNANQIGEVTIRITVKDNGGIDFLTRDIKIIGAPSVPVNLTAIANPLKPESEIILSWNDSESETAYFIEVSKGDESAFVELGSVGENSTTYTHKDITDPGGTKFFYRIRAFNNVYSAYSQVVGVVTAASIVTGLETGSEKERFSVYPNPTIEYIVIDHTKLNLSGIMGGNIEIYNAQGKSVWSGEWERGKEGQTIQVAHLPDGMYHLILTAGDRKFTQKIVKQ, from the coding sequence ATGAATAAAAGAATACTACTCATCTATTATAGGAAAGTACAAGAACAGTTTGCCAAGTGCAAAAACCGCCTGGAGCGTAGACTGTTGAAAGGTACTTTCAAAACTTTACCCACACACAAGCGGAATGGATTGCTTCAACGCATCAACCGCCTGCAATGCCAGCTTAGCCGTTTTCAACAGCAACTCAGCCTGATTTCTGTTGGAAGTGCCTTCGTAACCGGTCTGGCAACCTCTACAGAAACCCTGGCTCAGACTGGCGCAGCAACTGCAGGAAATCCTATACAAGTTAATTCCTTTACTACGAATAATCAGGTAAATGCAGCCATTGCTGTAGACCCGGATGGTGATTTTGTAGTGGTGTGGCAAGGCAACAGCCAGATTGCTAATTCCGGTTACGATATTTATATGCGCCGGTACGATGCTGCCGGAAAGCCTTTAGATCCGGATGGAAAATTAGTGAATACAGGCTATACGACTGGAAACCAGGTAAATCCGGCGGTGGCGATGGATGCGGATGGTGATTTTGTAATCACCTGGCAAAGTGAAGGGCAAGATGGTTCGCTGAATGGTATTTATGCACAACGATACACTGCCGCTGGAGTAGCCCAGCTTCCAGTGATTCAAGCCAATAATCTAACCACTGGCGAACAGACCAATCCAGCGATAGCCATGTTCCGCAATGGAGATTTTGTATTGGCCTGGGAAGGATTGGATGCTTCAGGGACAGGTATTTATCTCAGGCGATATAATGCTGCCGGTGCTGCCCAGACCGCAAATGAAGTAGTCGTGAACACAACTACAGCTGGCAACCAGATTGCTCCGGCCATCAGTATGGATGATACCGGAAATTTTGTTATTGCCTGGCAGAGCAGCGATGGGGCAGGGGATGGTATTTTTGCTAAACGCTATAATGCAGCCGGAACAGCCCAAAGCGGTGACCTGCCTGTCAATACAACTACGGCTGGCAGCCAGAGGGAGCCATCGGTGGCGGTAACAACCGGAGATACGGCTGGTTCCAGTATTTTTATGATTACCTGGGTGAGCACTAATCAGGATGGTGCAGGAGAAGGTGTATTTGCCAGAAGATTTGTAAATAATACAGGCGGTAGTGAATTTCCGGTAAATACCTATACCACCAGTGACCAGAGCCGACCGGTAGTAGCTACGGATGAAGGGGGAATCTTTGTAATCATTTGGCAAAGCATAGGTCAGGATGGCTCAGAGGAAGGGATCTATACCAGAAGATACACCAGAACTGGAAACGCCATAGATGCAAATGAGTTTTTAGTAAATGCTTTTACTACTGGTAAGCAGACAAAAGCTGCAGTGGCCACAGATGCAGCAGGTAATTTTATTATCGCTTACAGTAGCTATGGACAGTTAAGTCCTACGTCTAATGAAGATGTTTTTGCCCAGCGCTATACCTTATCCACTTCAGATCAACGGATCAGTGCGGGTAATACCAGTGGTGTAATTGCTGCTATGGATGCCAGTGGGGATTATGTATTAATCTGGCAAAGTTCCGGGAGAGAGGGAGATGCAGCCGGAGAAGCAAACATCTATGCCCAGCGCTACAATGCAGCGGGCATTGCTCAGGGCAGTGAATTCAGGATAAACAGCATCATTACCGGGAGTCAAACGAATTCATCGGTAGCCATGGATCAGAATGGTAATTTTGTAGTTGTCTGGCAGAGCGGAAATCAATTATGGGGAAAGCGGTATAATGCATCTGGTGTGGTGCAGGGAACTGAATTCAATATAGGCCCATCAGCAGTTTTTCCAGACAGTCCGGAAGTAGCCATGGATGCGGATGGTGATTTTGTAGTAGTATGGGTTGGAGATGATAGAATCTGGGGAAAGCGGTATAATGTTTCTGGTATTGCTCAGGGTGGTGAATTTGCCATTGATGAACCTGATGGATTTAATACAGGAAATCCGGCAGTAGCCATGGATCAGGATGGTGATTTTGTAGTGGCCTGGCAGGAAAATCCTGCGGATTACAATGTTTACCAGGGACTATACGCCAGAAGATATAACCGACTGGGTGTGGCACAAGGAAATCAGTTTACAGTAGATAGTTCTAACAGTACCAGGGGAGTGAAACGTCGTCCTTCTGCAGCAATGGATGCGGTAGGAAATTTTGTGATTGTATGGGACAGTGATTTTGAAGATACCAATGGCGCCTCCGGATACGATATTTTCCGGGCTCGTTTTAGTGCCAATGGCACCAGGCTGGATAATCCGGCAAATAATATAGCTATAAAAATTAATACATGGACTGGAGTAAACCGGAATAACTTGTTTAGCCGTGTTTTTATGGATGCCGTTGGAAATTTTACGGTCGTGTGGTCGAGTGAGTCGGATACGGAACCCAATCCGCTGGATGGCTCCTGTAATTCAGCAATCGCCAGGCGTTACAATAGCAATGGAGATGCCCTCAGCAGTGAATTCCGGGTTAACTCGTATACCAAAGGAGATCAGGATAAGCCTGCGCTTGCCATGAATATGGCCGGAAATTTTGTAATTGCCTGGCGCAGTGGCGGAGATTGCGGCAATGGCGATGTAAATGCCCAGCAGGGAATCTACAGCCGTTTGTTTCTGCTGCCCACCAACCTGACACTCACTGCGGCGGCTGTTCCAGAAAATCAAACCGGAGCTGCCGTAGGTATTTTCGCTACAAGCGATGCTACGGCCGGTGATACGCATGCTTATACGTTTGCTACGGCTGCTGATAATACCGATGATGATAATGCAAGTTTCATCATCGAAAACGGACAATTAAAGCTTAAAGCCAACATAGCTTTCAATTTCGAAGTTAAATCTACCTATCGTATCCGGATAAGAAGCACAGATGCCAGCGGTTTATATATTGAAAAAGCCTTTGTAATTACCGTGAGCGACGACAATGATGCACCCACGAATATTACCTTAAGTGCTGCTTCTGTGATGGAAAATAAACCGGTCAAGACTTCTGTCGGCAACCTGACTACTATAGATGCCGATGCAGGCAATACCCATACCTATTCACTGGTAGATGGTACCGGAAGTACCGATAATGGCAGTTTTGTTATTGAAAGCAATCAACTCCAAACAAACGTTCTCTTTAATTTTGAGGCAAAAAGCAGTTATAGTATCCGGCTACGTACCACCGATGCTGCCGGGTTATTCTTTGAGAAGGTATTTATCATTACAATTGTCAATATCAATGATGCGCCTACCTTAAATCCCATTTCAGACCAGCCACTAGCCCAGAACGTTCCTCTGCAAACAGTTACACTCTCTGGTATTTCTTCTGGGGGAGAGCCGGGGCAAACTATTACTATCACTCATCAGATTTTGCCAGGAGGAAATCAGAATTTGATTTCTAATGTGAATATAATGTATACCAGTCCGGCCACCACAGGCAGTTTACAATTTAAACCCAATGCCAATCAGATAGGAGAAGTCACCATCCGGATAACTGTAAAAGATAATGGAGGCATAGATTTTCTTACCCGGGATATTAAAATAATAGGAGCCCCTTCTGTACCAGTCAATCTGACGGCTATAGCCAATCCATTAAAGCCAGAGAGTGAAATTATCCTTTCCTGGAATGATTCGGAAAGTGAAACAGCTTATTTTATTGAGGTTTCAAAAGGAGATGAATCTGCTTTTGTGGAGCTTGGTTCTGTTGGAGAAAATAGTACTACTTATACCCACAAAGACATTACAGATCCTGGTGGTACCAAGTTTTTCTACCGGATTAGGGCTTTTAATAATGTATACTCAGCTTACAGCCAGGTGGTCGGTGTGGTCACGGCTGCTTCCATCGTTACAGGTCTTGAAACAGGTTCTGAAAAAGAAAGATTTTCGGTATATCCCAATCCAACAATCGAATATATTGTAATAGACCATACAAAACTCAATTTATCAGGCATTATGGGGGGTAACATTGAAATATATAATGCGCAGGGGAAGTCAGTCTGGTCGGGAGAATGGGAGAGAGGTAAGGAAGGTCAAACGATTCAAGTGGCTCATCTTCCGGATGGCATGTACCACCTCATTTTAACTGCCGGAGACAGGAAGTTTACCCAAAAAATAGTGAAGCAATGA
- a CDS encoding vanadium-dependent haloperoxidase translates to MKQACKFHFFLFLILSACTPEPDAAKLDAFSKNQLHAWNQKLTEVIVKDIFTPPVASRIYVYPNIAAYEALLPSYPAYQTLTRQLNGLQGLPTPPAGKEHYLPAASIIAFSTVAQKLVFAQGDIETYEAEYIKQIKETDIDEEVLENSIAYGRMLGNRLLNWIQKDGYKERTALSRYILMNEPGKWQPTAPGYMPAIEPHWNKIRPLVMDSCAQFKPLPPTSFDTTQHSNFFKESMEVYQTVKNLNKEHKEIASFWDCNPNISYTRGHVMLFHQKISPGGHWMAIASTVARNKNLDLMQTSETFTRVAISLFDGFISCWDEKYRSNVIRPETYIEQYIDASWDPVLQTPPFPEYPSGHSVISGAAATTLTHLFGENVAFTDSSEVPYGLPVRKFNSFYHASEEAAISRLYGGIHFRPAIENGSKQGRMVGQFVVTKLHTRKNAAKPPKEIAQTEE, encoded by the coding sequence ATGAAACAGGCTTGTAAATTTCACTTTTTCCTGTTTTTAATTCTATCTGCTTGTACACCAGAGCCGGATGCAGCTAAACTGGATGCTTTCTCCAAAAACCAGCTACATGCCTGGAACCAGAAACTGACAGAGGTAATTGTAAAGGATATTTTTACACCACCGGTTGCCAGCCGGATTTATGTGTATCCAAATATTGCCGCCTATGAAGCGCTGCTGCCCAGTTATCCTGCGTATCAAACTCTCACCAGGCAGTTGAACGGATTACAGGGACTACCTACTCCTCCAGCTGGAAAAGAACATTACTTGCCGGCAGCCAGCATTATTGCGTTTTCTACCGTTGCCCAGAAATTAGTGTTTGCCCAGGGAGATATTGAAACATATGAAGCAGAATATATTAAACAAATTAAAGAAACAGATATAGATGAAGAAGTGCTTGAAAACTCTATTGCTTATGGGCGAATGTTAGGAAATCGTTTACTAAACTGGATTCAAAAAGACGGCTATAAGGAACGAACGGCTTTGTCAAGATATATTCTGATGAACGAACCGGGAAAATGGCAACCCACAGCACCAGGATATATGCCGGCTATAGAACCTCACTGGAACAAAATCAGGCCTTTAGTGATGGATTCCTGCGCCCAGTTTAAGCCCTTGCCACCAACCAGTTTTGATACTACCCAACATTCCAATTTCTTCAAAGAAAGCATGGAAGTATACCAGACCGTAAAGAATCTGAATAAAGAACATAAAGAGATTGCCAGCTTCTGGGATTGCAATCCGAATATCTCTTATACCAGAGGCCATGTCATGCTATTCCACCAGAAAATATCACCTGGCGGTCACTGGATGGCCATTGCATCTACGGTTGCCAGAAACAAAAACCTGGACCTGATGCAAACCAGTGAAACATTTACAAGAGTAGCTATCTCGCTTTTTGATGGGTTTATCAGTTGCTGGGATGAAAAATACCGGAGTAATGTCATTCGTCCGGAAACGTATATTGAACAATACATTGATGCTTCCTGGGACCCTGTTTTGCAGACACCTCCTTTTCCCGAATATCCCAGCGGCCACAGTGTAATTTCCGGAGCGGCCGCTACCACACTTACACATTTGTTTGGGGAGAATGTAGCTTTTACCGATTCTTCAGAAGTGCCTTACGGGCTGCCAGTACGCAAGTTTAACTCATTTTACCATGCTTCGGAGGAGGCCGCCATCAGCCGGTTATATGGGGGTATTCACTTCCGGCCTGCTATTGAAAATGGCTCTAAACAAGGCCGCATGGTTGGTCAGTTTGTAGTAACTAAACTGCACACCAGAAAGAATGCTGCCAAACCTCCCAAGGAAATCGCTCAGACAGAAGAATAG
- a CDS encoding RES family NAD+ phosphorylase, with protein MIVYRIGKAAYIQDLSGTGGLFGSGRWHKQGTRIIYTSESVSLAKLEILANYRIIPPNMHLLTLKIPDKIPVQTIDVTLLPQNWQDINYPEALAEIALTWIKGLEYACLRVPSAQSVNEYNVLLNPLHQDHSKIKILKTEPVFFDPRLKMS; from the coding sequence GTGATTGTTTACAGAATAGGCAAAGCCGCTTATATACAGGATTTATCGGGAACAGGAGGACTGTTTGGCAGCGGAAGATGGCATAAGCAGGGAACACGTATCATCTATACTTCTGAATCTGTGTCGCTGGCAAAGTTAGAAATACTGGCCAATTACAGAATTATTCCTCCGAATATGCACTTACTGACGCTGAAAATTCCCGATAAAATACCTGTTCAAACTATTGATGTGACTCTATTACCCCAGAACTGGCAGGATATTAATTATCCGGAAGCACTGGCAGAAATAGCATTAACCTGGATCAAAGGGTTAGAATATGCTTGTTTAAGGGTTCCTTCCGCACAATCGGTAAATGAATACAATGTATTGCTCAATCCTTTGCACCAAGATCATTCAAAGATAAAAATCCTGAAAACAGAGCCGGTCTTTTTTGATCCCAGGTTGAAAATGAGTTAA
- the parS gene encoding type II RES/Xre toxin-antitoxin system antitoxin — protein sequence MITTAQVLHVVGQGKQIKASQATDVSLYHVVSSGQPIASLRAMQQLMGFTHKEISEMMGISESTLLRRYKASKQTLTREETDRLIGIAEVIAHGMDVYESVELFKQWLHTSLPPLGNQKPIELLWSSIGRAKIKDILTRIEYGHYS from the coding sequence ATGATTACAACAGCACAGGTTTTACATGTAGTAGGCCAGGGAAAGCAGATAAAAGCCAGCCAGGCAACCGACGTTAGCTTATATCATGTAGTTTCTTCCGGCCAGCCTATTGCTTCTTTGCGGGCCATGCAACAATTGATGGGTTTTACACACAAAGAAATATCTGAAATGATGGGTATTTCGGAGAGTACCTTGCTGCGGAGGTATAAAGCAAGCAAACAAACCCTGACACGGGAAGAAACCGATAGGCTTATTGGGATTGCAGAAGTAATAGCCCATGGCATGGATGTGTATGAGTCGGTAGAATTATTTAAACAGTGGCTTCATACGTCTTTACCTCCCTTGGGAAATCAGAAACCGATTGAATTATTGTGGTCGTCGATAGGAAGGGCAAAAATCAAAGATATTCTCACCCGGATTGAATATGGCCATTATTCCTAA
- a CDS encoding glycosyltransferase yields the protein MEIFFTVLAYAGLAVVVFQTWPYIRFFQKDLSTDSQLHQGFPLVSIIIPARNEEKNLPGLLHSLLKLTYPNYEIIVVDDQSEDNTYQVASQYSVTVVKAPAKPEGWIGKNWACHIGSQVARGSLLLFTDADTIHMPESLTKAVQYLQENQCAMVSAPSFHLNTHWWEKLMGPFHFLVTVAASPYDTPTHKQPYAIGQYLLFDTAFYHQHKGHAAVKSSLTEDVELARNTLLYEGKYAVYTQAVLYQVQMYASFKAFMQGWSRLLRLGVQSMDISTLVISLLSIMALLSCRTNDVGLIRLIPTIGALLCVWIVQKRSGNYSLLGLVLFPVSTLLFMIIGLYALGLYIFNMPVRWRGRAYTRPVQA from the coding sequence ATGGAAATATTTTTCACAGTGCTTGCCTATGCCGGTCTGGCAGTAGTGGTATTTCAAACATGGCCTTATATCAGATTTTTCCAAAAAGACCTTTCTACAGATAGTCAATTGCATCAGGGCTTTCCTTTGGTTTCTATTATTATTCCTGCCCGTAATGAGGAGAAAAACTTACCAGGTTTACTCCATTCATTATTGAAGCTAACCTATCCTAACTATGAAATTATTGTGGTAGACGACCAATCCGAAGATAATACCTATCAGGTAGCTTCGCAATATTCTGTTACTGTAGTGAAAGCACCTGCTAAACCCGAAGGGTGGATCGGAAAAAACTGGGCTTGCCATATAGGTTCACAGGTTGCCAGGGGTTCTTTGTTGCTTTTTACAGATGCCGATACCATTCACATGCCTGAAAGTTTAACAAAGGCCGTTCAATACCTGCAGGAAAATCAATGTGCAATGGTTTCTGCGCCTTCCTTTCACTTAAATACGCACTGGTGGGAAAAACTAATGGGTCCGTTTCACTTTCTGGTAACTGTTGCCGCCAGCCCTTATGATACTCCTACACATAAGCAGCCTTATGCCATCGGACAGTATCTGCTTTTTGACACTGCTTTCTATCATCAGCACAAGGGTCATGCAGCAGTGAAGAGCAGCCTGACAGAAGATGTAGAGCTGGCCAGAAATACTTTACTATACGAAGGGAAATATGCAGTATATACACAGGCTGTCTTATATCAGGTTCAAATGTATGCTAGTTTTAAGGCTTTTATGCAAGGGTGGAGCCGGTTACTGCGGCTTGGCGTACAAAGTATGGATATTTCTACGCTGGTGATTTCTCTACTCAGTATTATGGCGCTTCTTTCCTGCCGGACAAACGATGTTGGACTTATCCGGTTGATTCCGACAATAGGTGCATTATTATGTGTATGGATCGTACAGAAACGGAGTGGGAATTACAGTTTGCTGGGACTGGTTTTATTTCCAGTATCTACCTTATTATTTATGATAATAGGCTTATATGCCTTAGGTTTATACATATTCAATATGCCAGTACGATGGCGGGGAAGAGCATATACTAGACCAGTACAGGCATAA
- a CDS encoding TonB-dependent receptor: MKNICIACTALFFALFIYSASAQTIQGIVLDGTSTHTSVPLPGANVYWAGTTQGTITDLQGKFSLEKPVGHSSLVISFVGFQSDTVEVNTQLNLQIRLQAVATLNEVEVKSGSTFISRTESAKIETITTKELLKAACCNLSESFETNASVDVSYSDAVTGAKQVQMLGLDGTYVQINSENIPSIRGLSTTYGLSYVPGTWISSIDVGKGAGSVVNGYESIAGQINVELQKPESSEQLYLNTYLNDMGRAEINLNLAHKLNKKWSTGLLMHTSRMGDEIASKMDRNNDGFLDLPMSTQYNVVNRWKYNGTRFQSQFGVKALYDSRKGGQMNYYNPKHTEMDSVFIPNDSGHIEHGVDSGRYEMRKKLYYGTGTETKRFEAFAKTALLFPNTPYKGLGLIVSASSHDQNSFFGNNTYGGRQQTFYSNLIYQSIINNTNHQIKLGASYLLDNYNEQYRDSTFSRTESVPGVFGEYTYTIPEKFSAVVGLRSDFHNMYGTILTPRLHLKYDLTPNTAFRASAGKGFRVANPIAENTSVLISSRQLVVKGNLLPEKAWNYGVNLTHEFSLLGKNGLVGLDLYRTDFVNQIITDMDTDPNQIAFYNLEGKSFANSAQVELQYQPLKALDVKMAYKYYDVKNTINGELMRRQFVSRDRFFFNVGYATKFEKWKFDFTSQWYGSKRIPDTSTNPEAFQRESKSPAYWLFNAQVTKAFKKWDLYVGGENLGNFRQANPIVAADQPFGPNFDASLIWGPVYGRMIYAGMRFKIK, encoded by the coding sequence ATGAAAAATATATGTATTGCCTGTACGGCTTTATTTTTCGCCTTATTCATATATTCCGCCTCTGCCCAAACCATTCAGGGAATTGTACTGGATGGCACTTCAACTCATACATCTGTACCCTTACCCGGAGCGAATGTATACTGGGCAGGCACTACCCAAGGCACGATTACTGATCTGCAGGGCAAATTTTCCCTGGAAAAACCTGTCGGTCATTCAAGTTTAGTTATAAGTTTTGTGGGGTTTCAATCTGACACCGTTGAGGTTAATACTCAATTGAACCTGCAAATCCGCCTCCAAGCGGTGGCTACCTTAAATGAAGTGGAAGTAAAATCTGGTTCCACCTTTATCTCTCGTACAGAATCAGCTAAAATAGAAACCATTACGACCAAAGAACTGCTGAAAGCGGCCTGCTGTAACCTTTCTGAGAGTTTTGAAACCAATGCTTCCGTAGATGTGTCGTACAGCGATGCTGTTACCGGCGCTAAACAAGTGCAGATGCTGGGGCTGGATGGCACCTATGTACAGATAAATTCTGAAAATATCCCGTCTATCCGGGGACTTTCTACCACATATGGCCTAAGTTATGTACCTGGCACCTGGATTTCTTCGATTGATGTAGGCAAAGGAGCCGGTTCAGTGGTGAATGGCTATGAGTCGATTGCAGGCCAGATCAATGTAGAATTACAAAAGCCGGAATCCAGCGAACAACTCTATCTCAATACGTACCTGAACGACATGGGCCGGGCAGAAATAAATCTGAATCTAGCGCATAAGCTGAACAAAAAATGGAGTACCGGCCTGCTGATGCATACCAGCCGCATGGGAGATGAAATAGCAAGCAAAATGGACCGCAATAACGATGGCTTCCTGGATTTACCCATGTCTACCCAGTATAATGTGGTGAACCGCTGGAAATACAATGGTACTAGGTTTCAAAGTCAGTTTGGCGTAAAAGCCCTTTATGATTCCCGCAAAGGCGGACAAATGAATTATTATAATCCAAAGCATACAGAAATGGATAGTGTATTTATACCCAACGATTCTGGTCACATCGAACATGGCGTGGATTCGGGCAGGTATGAAATGCGGAAGAAACTATATTATGGCACAGGCACTGAAACCAAACGATTTGAAGCTTTTGCCAAAACCGCTTTACTTTTCCCCAATACACCATATAAAGGCTTAGGTTTGATTGTATCGGCCTCCAGCCACGACCAGAATTCATTTTTTGGTAATAATACTTATGGTGGCCGCCAGCAGACATTTTATAGCAATCTAATTTACCAGTCGATCATTAATAATACCAATCACCAGATCAAGCTGGGAGCAAGCTATTTGCTGGATAATTATAATGAGCAATACCGGGATTCTACCTTTTCCCGGACCGAATCGGTGCCTGGCGTATTTGGGGAATATACCTATACCATTCCTGAGAAGTTCTCAGCAGTAGTGGGTTTGCGTTCGGATTTTCATAATATGTATGGCACCATTTTAACACCCCGGCTGCACCTGAAATATGACCTTACTCCCAATACTGCATTTAGAGCTTCTGCCGGAAAAGGATTCAGGGTGGCCAATCCGATTGCTGAAAATACTTCTGTGCTGATCAGTTCCAGGCAACTGGTGGTAAAAGGAAATTTACTTCCCGAAAAAGCCTGGAATTATGGTGTAAACCTGACGCATGAATTCTCTCTGCTGGGTAAAAATGGATTGGTTGGCCTGGATCTGTACCGCACCGATTTTGTAAACCAGATTATTACAGATATGGATACTGATCCTAACCAGATAGCTTTTTATAACCTGGAAGGAAAATCGTTTGCCAACAGTGCCCAGGTAGAATTGCAATATCAGCCGCTGAAAGCACTGGATGTAAAGATGGCTTATAAGTATTACGATGTAAAAAATACTATTAACGGAGAACTCATGAGACGGCAGTTTGTAAGCCGCGACCGCTTCTTTTTCAATGTAGGCTATGCGACAAAGTTCGAGAAATGGAAGTTCGACTTTACTTCTCAATGGTATGGCAGCAAACGTATTCCGGATACTTCTACCAATCCGGAAGCTTTTCAGCGGGAATCGAAATCGCCAGCTTACTGGTTATTTAATGCACAGGTTACCAAAGCTTTCAAAAAATGGGATTTATATGTGGGTGGTGAAAACCTGGGTAATTTCCGTCAAGCTAATCCAATCGTAGCTGCCGATCAGCCGTTTGGCCCAAATTTCGATGCATCTCTGATCTGGGGGCCTGTATATGGCCGGATGATTTATGCAGGGATGCGTTTTAAAATCAAATAA
- a CDS encoding heavy-metal-associated domain-containing protein, giving the protein MKKAAVIIALFISSISLGFAQDSKMEEVKIKTSSVCKMCKNTLEKSLSFEKGIKNSNLDVPSQVITVSYNPKKTDINKIKKAINETGYDADELPADQKAYNKLEDCCKKDKPVHVD; this is encoded by the coding sequence ATGAAAAAAGCAGCAGTAATTATCGCCTTATTTATCAGCAGTATCAGCTTAGGTTTCGCTCAGGACAGCAAAATGGAAGAAGTAAAAATTAAAACTTCCTCTGTATGCAAAATGTGTAAAAATACCCTTGAGAAATCCTTGTCTTTTGAAAAAGGGATAAAGAATTCAAATCTGGATGTGCCTTCTCAAGTGATTACGGTAAGCTATAATCCTAAAAAAACAGATATAAATAAAATCAAAAAAGCGATCAATGAAACCGGCTATGATGCCGATGAATTACCAGCTGACCAGAAAGCCTATAATAAGCTCGAAGATTGCTGCAAAAAAGATAAGCCGGTACATGTAGATTAA